The Achromobacter spanius genome includes the window TGGCGGATGCCAGCGAGGCGCGCCTGAAGAAAGAAGACGCCACGCGCGCCAGGTTGGCCGCGGGTGAGCTGGGCCTGGACATCTACGGCATGCGAGACAAGCTGCGCGCGGCGGGGCTGGTGTATGTGGACGGGCCGGATCAGGCCCAATAGCGGGAACTTACATCCCGTCGAACCAGGATTTCCATTGAGGCACGGCGTGCGCGTACGTGCCTCGGTGCGTGGTGGCGCCGGTTGAAATCGCTTCGACCTTGGTGTTGCCCGCGCCCATGGCGTGCTGGTAGGTGGCCGCCAACTGGCCCAAGCCGGTGCTGATCGCTTCGTCGGTATCGCCGTAGTAATTGCGCACCGGCGTCTGGATCACCCAGCGATACGACTGCGCCTGGTCCACCAGCCGGCCATAGGCGGATGCCGCGAAGAACTTCGGGTTGAAGTACTCGGCCCGGATCAGCTTGCGCACGTCGGTCGGCACGTCGGCGGCATTGAACGGTTCGCGCGCGTAGGCCTTGCGCGACACCTCGTAATACGCCGGGTTGATCAGCGAACGCGCCAAGCCGGGTTCGCCGTAGTAGTTCTCGTAAGAGAACGACGACAGGATGAACAGGCTGGTCACCCAGCTTGCGTCATTGGCGCGCGGGAACTGCAAGAAGCCGTTCAGCGCCACGAACACGTCGACGGGCGCGCTGGCCGTGGCGGTGGCCTGCACCGCCACGCCGGCCGCTTCCAGTTTTTCCAGGAAGGCCATCGTCACGAAACCACCTTGCGACCATCCCGCCAGGAACAGCTTGTTGCTGCTGCGTTTCAAGTCGGCCAGCACGGCGCGCGCGGCAAGCAGCATGTCGTAGCTGGCTTGTTGATGGCTGCCCTTGACCATGTAGCCTTCGGACTCGGTCGAATCGCCAAGGCCGAAGTAATCAGCGCCGATCACCGCGTAGCCCTGCCCCGCGAACTGGGCAATCATCAGCTGCGTTTCAGGCGACTGTTCGGGATACGAGGGCACCTCGTGTTTGCCGTAAACGGTGCCGTGCTGGTAGGACACCATCGGCAACGATGCCTGGGTCGTGTCCGGCACGGCAACCAGGCCGGTGGCAACCGTGGGCAGGTTGCCGCGCTCGGGAATGACGGAGGCGTAGCTGACGCGGTATAGGTTCACCGCGTTACGCGCGGGTGTGTAGGTGGCGCGCGTGCCGGCAAAGCTTGGCGTATCGGTTTGCAGGATGCGATTGAGGCGTTCGGTGTCCCAGCGCGCAAGGAATTCATAGCGTACGCCCGAGGCCAGCACAGCGCCTTCGGTAATCTCCGCCTTGGCGCCAAGCTCGGCCGCGTGTGCTGCGCTGCCCGCTACGCTTGCCAAGGCAAACCCCAACGTCATGCAAAGGCTAGCCGCCAGACCGCTGACGCGGCTGCGAAAAACATGGCCCATCTGTGTCACCCCTTGGTGCTGCCGACCTGGCGCGCGGATGGCGCGCCGCATTGCTTCGTTTTTTGAAGGCGCGATTGTACTGCCGGGCCCTGGACACCTGGGTGTCGCTGTTCGCGCCGGTCGGGCAACGGCGCGCCAACTTGACAGCGCGCCTGGCGACGCCAGAACATACGCCGACCCATCGAAACGCGTTGCAAGGACCCTGAGGCATGGCTGAATCCCCCACTGACACCGCCGCCCTGGCACGGACGTGCCAGGACCTTTACACCGCGCTGCGGCAAGACGCGCCGCTGGTGCAATGCCTGACCAATTTCGTGTCCATGAACATCGCGGCCAACGTGCTGCTGGCGATGGGCGCGTCACCCGCCATGGTGCACGCCACCGACGAAGCGCCCGAATTCGCGCGCGTGGCGGGCGCCGTGGTCATCAACATCGGTACGCTGTCCGCGCCTTGGCTGGAAAGCATGCTGCTGACCGCCGCGTCGGCACGCCAAACCGGCATTCCCTGGGTGCTGGATCCCGTGGCCCATCACGCC containing:
- a CDS encoding alpha/beta hydrolase produces the protein MTLGFALASVAGSAAHAAELGAKAEITEGAVLASGVRYEFLARWDTERLNRILQTDTPSFAGTRATYTPARNAVNLYRVSYASVIPERGNLPTVATGLVAVPDTTQASLPMVSYQHGTVYGKHEVPSYPEQSPETQLMIAQFAGQGYAVIGADYFGLGDSTESEGYMVKGSHQQASYDMLLAARAVLADLKRSSNKLFLAGWSQGGFVTMAFLEKLEAAGVAVQATATASAPVDVFVALNGFLQFPRANDASWVTSLFILSSFSYENYYGEPGLARSLINPAYYEVSRKAYAREPFNAADVPTDVRKLIRAEYFNPKFFAASAYGRLVDQAQSYRWVIQTPVRNYYGDTDEAISTGLGQLAATYQHAMGAGNTKVEAISTGATTHRGTYAHAVPQWKSWFDGM